The nucleotide sequence CCAGAAACAGACATAGCCCGTCACCGCGCCCGCATCGGCATCCCGCGCCACGAAGAAGCGGGCAAACGGATTGCCGCGCAAGTCCGTCTCGAACATCGACCGTTTCCAGGGCTGGGTGTAGGAAGCCTCCTCGATCCGCATCACCGCATCCAGGTCCGCCGCGGTCATCGGCTGAATCGTTATTTTCCGATCCCCCTTCACCTCCTCGCGTCTCATGACCGGTCCGACTTGCGGGGGCCCGCGCCGCCCCCTTCCCTATGTGGGGGCCCGTGCTGATCCCTATTATGTTTCAAGTCCAGTCTTTTCGGGGCGACCCCTCTTTCCCAGTTGACCTCGGCGTCCGACCGCCGGACGTAGGCCGGGACGAGGGTCCGCCCGTCCGACGTTTCGCCGCGCCGGATCCGTTGAAGGCCCAGCCGGGCCACCGTGGATGGAAGAGGCCCCGACAACGGCATGGGCGCAAAGACGGCCCGGACGCCGAGGCGTTTCTCCAAAACCGCCCGGTACCGTGAGGCCCCGTCGCCCAGAAAGACGGTCGGCGGGTCCGACGACGCGCCGAGGCGCTCGGACAGCGCCTCCGGCGAAATAACCTGATCCTCCATCACGCGTTTCAGCGCTCCGCCGGCTTCGCATGAAAACAGCGCGGCGTACACCTCCCCCTTCTTGGCGTCGATCATCGGGCAGACGCCGTGACCGCCCGGACAAACATTCCAGGCCATGGCTTCCAGCGTCGGCACCGCCGCGACCGGCAGCGAGGTTCCGAAGACCAGGCCTTTCACCGTGCTCACCGCGACGCGCAGCCCCGTGAAGGAGCCCGGGCCGATCGAGACGGCCAGGCCGTCCAGATCGTCCAGAACCCAGCCGCAATCCCCCAGCGCACGGTCGACCAGGACCATCAGCCGCTCGGCATGCGCCATCGTCATATCGAGCCGGTATTCGACCCGAAGCGTCTCGTCCTCGACGAGGGCCACGCCCCCCAACCCGGTCGCCGTTTCGATCGCCAGTATCTTCATCGTTGATCCTTCACGGGATCCTGTATTCCTCCGGAGAAATCGCCGCGTTGGGCCGGACCTCGACGAACTTCAATTCGAGACGAGCCGGCTCCCCGGTCCCGGCCGGCGGCTTTGTCATGACCACCCGGTCGGGCCAGTCGATTTCGGCCCCCGCCGGCACGGATCTCGGTCGATAGTCCAGAAATTCCACAACGGTGGCCTTGTCCTCGGCCGC is from Nitrospiria bacterium and encodes:
- the tsaB gene encoding tRNA (adenosine(37)-N6)-threonylcarbamoyltransferase complex dimerization subunit type 1 TsaB, which translates into the protein MKILAIETATGLGGVALVEDETLRVEYRLDMTMAHAERLMVLVDRALGDCGWVLDDLDGLAVSIGPGSFTGLRVAVSTVKGLVFGTSLPVAAVPTLEAMAWNVCPGGHGVCPMIDAKKGEVYAALFSCEAGGALKRVMEDQVISPEALSERLGASSDPPTVFLGDGASRYRAVLEKRLGVRAVFAPMPLSGPLPSTVARLGLQRIRRGETSDGRTLVPAYVRRSDAEVNWERGVAPKRLDLKHNRDQHGPPHREGGGAGPRKSDRS